The DNA sequence GGTAGTGTTTTGCTGATCTTCACTTCTGCCTCGCCATACTCAGCATCCAATTTGCTATCCTCCATGCTAAATATTCACTCTAAATTTAATATAGCCGGTGCTACCTGAGTATTTGCTTTGCCCGGTTCTCTCATATCCAATACTCGCTTCAATTCTGCTTGAAGATAGAGTTAAGCTTGCACCCAAATTATATGAATCTTTAGCAATAGAGATTTTGTTGCTAGAGAGAATTCTGCCGCTTGCATTCTTTAGATTAAGTTTTTTTGTTTTAATAAGCGGTGAGTTACTATACTGAGCTGAAACTTGCGGAATTAGTTGAAAATTGTCGTACTCAAACATAGTCGCAAGAGACAAGCCCGGAGTAATAGAGAATTTTTGAATACCGGTTTTACCGGTAGTTAAATTACCTTGTTTAATAGCGGCAAATTTTACTCCCTCATAAGAGCCGGTAAGGCTCGGCACTAATACTAGCGAAGCTATAGGTAAATAATAATTAGCACCGATATTTGCACCGAAAAGCTCGCCCTTTAATTTGAAGCCGTTATCCTGGTTTAAGAACGATTTATATTTGGTCTTACCGTAAAGTTTACCGAATTCGATATTACCGGTTAACACTAACCGCTCATCCGCTTGTATACTTCCGTAAACAGAACCGATTATAGAGCGAGTGTTTGTAGAGAAATTAGTATGACTATTGTTAGTATTAGTTTTTGGTTTTAAGCTACCAGCATTAGAACTTACTGCAACGCCTAGAGTTGTGTCCTCATCAATTTTGCTATCAAAACCGATAGTAGCTCCGCCCACATTATGCTTTATTTTGCCGGAATCTTTGCCTTTAAATAATCCGTTACCTAGATTTCCCGCTAGCCACACACCGTAATTTAGCGGATCATCCCCCGCAGATATTCCCGTGCCTTGGTTATCGGCTAAATGAAGATATGATAGACGGTTTGTTAGTATAGATGATAAATTAGCCGTTTCATTAAAAGCCAGCTCGGTGACGGTCTCTATATTACTCTTGGCAAGTTGGCTATTTGCTATATCATCACTTATTATGATCTTTTCATATAAGCTACCTAAACTATTTAAATGCAGGATACGAATAGCTTTTGCATCGGTAATGCCGGCAAGAGCTGCTCTTGCCGCCTCCGGTGTTAGGTTTGCCTGATCAAGCCAGGCAAGTAGAATAAGATTCTCAGCCGTAAATGCGCCACAACTTGATCCATCATTTTGTTGATGAACTTGCAGATCGATAATTTCGGCATTTGGCACAAGGCGTCTAATAGCTTCAATATATTGGCCACTTTCTGAATTACCGTCTCCAAAGCTACTGCCGAACGAATCATTGTAAAATACCACGATATCACCGCTCTCTTTTGTTCTAATAGCAATAGCCGTCCAGTGATTGTCGTTTAAATTAACCGGAATAAGAGCTGGTTTACCGGCTCTTGCTTCTCCTAGAGCTGCGGCAGCTACATCGTTAATCAATTCCGGAGAATTCGGCACCGCAGGAGCAATATAAACCTTACCCGCAAGACGGTTGGCAATAACTCCTCTTACGTCCTCATCGCTATACCAATAACCGATATTTGCTATCTCGGGATTAATATCTGCTGCATATGTATTACTTGCAGCAACAAGCTTGAGGATACTAATTGCAAGAGCGATTTTAATTAAATGGCACTTAAAGTTTCTGTTCATATAGCAACCACTCCTGTTAATTGATAATCTTCTTGCAAGCAAATCTTATTGATTAGCTGTAGATAATTACTTTGTATCCAATCCTTAATGAATCTGCTCGGTGCTTTTAAAGTAAGTTGTTTACGCATCGAATCTTCTTCAGCGGTTAATTTGCTAAACCATGACTTATCAAGACCGAGTCCGCCGGAACCGTAATAATCAATAAGGTTTTCTCTAATCTTGCCCCATACTCCTTCAAATATTGCTGTGGTTGTTGAAGTTGTTTGTTGTTTGGTAGCAGTAGGAGTCAATACTGTAATATCCAGATATCTGATATGATCGCCGTATACTGATTGCACCTGTTGCAACAAAAGATCTTGTTGATGAGCAGTTAGATCTAATGTTGTCGCGGTAGTAACGACTAGTTTGTCATTATCGACTTTATAGTTAGTGCCGTTGATCAATGAATAAGCTAGGTCGATGTTAAAAATTCCTGCTATTTTACGTTTTAATTTTGAAATATTATCGGTAGCGGTAATAGCTTCAATCGCTTGTAGGTATTTTTCCTTGGATGACTGTTCGTCAGCATTAATAAATCTGAAGTTACCGTTACTGACTTGAACCGCATCTCTAATCTCGTGTAGCAATATCTTACCCATATAGCTTAATACTGAGTTCTTGCTAAAGAACTTACGATCAGGATATTTACTTGCTAGTTTCAGCATTAATTGATTGATGAAATTCAAATCAAAGTTACGACCTGATTTGCCGGTTAGCACATCAGCATCGTCTTGCACAAGCGGATAAAACTCGGCTAGTTTTTTACCCAAACTTTGGGTGATGCTAGTGTAAGCACTAGATCTATGGATATTCGAGGAAGCGTTTGCTTCAGGAGTAATTTGAGAATTATTCTGATTGTAAGAAAAAGCTTGTGATTGTTCAAGGTTTGTTGAAGCAACTGTGTTAAGGGTGTGAGTTGCTAATTCCAATTGTTTTGAATTTTTCTTTAAATCATTTTTTTCAGAATTAGATCTAGATTTCTTTTTTAGATATTTCTTATCTATATTATCCGTAGAAATTTCTTTGCATCCGTTATCCTCGTTTCGATCACTAAAGAGAAATTTTTTTGTCTGCGGTTGATCTGTAAGTTTTAAAACTTCTACAATATTAAGTATCAAAAACAGTTCGTTCGTGAATAATCTACCATACATACGTACAGTTCTAAGATCACGCTTAACCAGACCTGCTTTTTCAAGCCTAACTATTCCTGCTTTAACTTGAGATAGACCAAAATTGAATTTTTGTTTGAAGTATGAGAACTTTAACTGAAATTCGCTGTTACTTTGATAACGATGTAGAAATACTAATTCGGATAGAATGGTAATAGCTACCGTATCAGACTTTCCGCCTGCACGAGTTAGCTTATGATACCAGATATGCGGTACTATATTCCCGTTGAGAGAAATATTGTCAGTCACACCGCCTGCACTATTGCAGCCGGAATGGTTTTGTGTTATAAGCATAGTTACCTGCGTTTGTTAGAACGTTGTGTGTTTAAACCAGTATTCTCTTTTAAGTTTGCTGACCTATGAGAGTGCTGGTTTTTTTATTTGTATCTCAATTATTCTATACTTTTAATTTTCTTTAATCTCATTGGGACTCACGTCTTTAAAATATATAGTATGCATTTCGTACTATATAATATAGTAAATATACTATATTATATAAATAGTAAAGTAAACCATTATTTGTTAAATATATAAAGTTCAATTATTTTACTAAATGTGGTGATTATAAACTATATTCTAAAAGTATTTTATTGTTTAAGTTTTATACTTTCTGCTGTATCATTCTAGCTATTTAAATAATGTTAGAATTAAGAACATATGGCTAACTTACAACTCAAGCTTTCTGAAATGATGTCGCAAAAAAATTTGACACTTTCAGATATCGAAAAAACGACTGGATTAAATAAAAATACTATTAATAGCATTTTGACTGGAGCATCTAAAAATCCTAGCGCAAATACTTTACGCTCTATTGCTAGAGCTCTAGACGTTTCTTTAGAATCAATATTGTCAGATAATGAGGTAAATATTGATGCTTTAAACAAAGAACAAATGAAGATATTTAGTGAAGTTACTGATGCAACAGTTAATGTAATTATAGAAAAGGACTTAAGCTTTACGATTGATAAATTAAATGCTCTAATTAAAGAAATATATCAATACGCTATTAAAATCGATCCTCCTTGTATCGATGATAGATTTATTCATTGGATTGTAGACAAGTATAATAAATCTTAGTTTTTTTAAATCACAAATCCATCTCATGCTGATTACAATATTCAAACATAGTAACCGTATTTGGATGATTTACACCAAATTCTTTAACTTGAGTTTCACTAAAAATTTTGTAATTGTATAAATCATTTGCTTTACAAGCGGCCTTACCTCCTTGTGTATATAGATGGCTTATATGAGCAATATTTTTACTTCTGTTTCTATATAAATAAAAATATATAATTTGAGCCTTTTTATAAAACTCTATTGCTTGTTTAAGATTATCTTGAACAAAGAAAATATCGCCTTGTACCACATAACTAGCTGCTAAATCTGGATCCTCAGGATAATCGGCTTTTTTTGGATTTCTTCTATCATCAGATAAAAATATTGCTATGGCTTTCTTAATATGAGCTAAAGCCTTATTTTGTCTCCCTAGTCCTAACTCGCTTCTAGCCATCTGTGTATAAATACGACCAAATACCTCATGATCTTCTTTTTTTACTGGCTTATACATCTTGTATAATTGCTGAGTTTGTACGTAAGCCGCTTCATACTTTTTTATAACATTTAATACTTCAGCTTTGAGCAAATAAATATTAGTAAGCAGTAAATCGTTAGAATCAATCCCATTTTTAGTAAACGCTTCTATAGTTATATTAGCTTCTTTAAGTGCATTAAAATATTCCCCTTGGATAAAAAATAATCTTACCTTAGCCAAATGTAATAATACTCTATCGCTACTATCTACCAAACCATGATCAAACAACTGTTCAACCATCTTAATATAATTTTTTCCTTGATCAATATACCCTAATGAAATATTAGCAAATGCTAAATTATAGTATAAATTGCATTTTATTGACTCATGGCCTTTTACATCATCGAATACTTTTTTGGCTTTTAGATAATATTTAAGCGCTGTATTATCATCAACAAATCTTCTCTTATGATAACCTCCGATATTTGTCAAATACTGTCCATATGCACGTTTTTCTTCATTACTCATAAAAAAATAATTAAATTTCCTTTTGTTATCACAATCATTAAACCAATTTATACTCTCTTCTGCACTATAATAATCAAAGTTGTTAATATAATCAGTAAGCAAAACTGCGTTTAATATCATGATTTTATAAATATCAGCATGATAAGCTTGTGCGTTTTTTAAAATTATTTCAAGATTTTCACTTATACTTACTTCTTGTCTAAACCGATGCCCTTCTAAAATATTGTTAGGCATAAAATCTATTAATTTAGTAAGAATATCCTCCAAGTGTTTTTTATTATTTTTATCTTTATCTATTTCTAATACCTTCTGTGAAATAATATCATGCATTTCAAATATGGGGTTTTGTTCATTTGCTTCAACGTTAGATATCAACATCAATTTGGATAATTGAAAAATATCATTTTCTAAATTATCCGGATAATCAGTTATGATTTTTAATAAATTTTTTGAAAAAGCCTGATTATTGATTAAAGCGATCTTACTTAATAAATTAACTGCTGAAGTCGGTAACTCTTTAATTGCTAATTCAATATTTAATTTGATTTTATCTACAGATTGATAAACCTTTTTCTTATATTCATCCCTACTTAATCCTTTCACTCTATTCAATAATTGAGCCCCTTGTACTATTAAAATAGGATAACCTTTGAAGGCAGAATAAAGAAACTCTACATCTTCTGAACTACCATTATCCAATAAATTTTCTGCTAAAGTTACTACATCTTTTTTATCAAACGAATTTATAATAACCGTATATGGTAAACTCTCATTATCTTGAGATGCAATTATAACATTGCCATTATGCTCCCAGTTTATTATATCTTGAACTTTATCATTTTTATTTATCATTAGATTATCAAATACTAACAGCCAATCACTTCTTTTTACTAAAAATTGCATTACCTCTTTTTTTGATAATTCCGCTTCCTCCGATATGCCAGCATCGTAATATTTATTTAGTTGTTTTGCTAATTTTAAAAATTCTTTGTTTAAATCTAAGTTACAATCAAAGAACCAAATTAATTTATATTGGTTTTTATTATCATATACATAAGTTCTGATAAGTTGTGTTTTACCTATACCGCTTGTACCTACTACACTTACCGTCTTATATTTGCTTAAGTAACTTTTTAAAGTATTTAGTTGTTTTATATGATCTACAAAATAACTAACTGGAGTAACAACATTATATATTTGTCCATGCGCAAATAACTCCTTATTAGTAATTAGTAGTATAATTAATAACAGATACTTATTCATTTGAAATAATACAATACGTTATTTTGATGTTTATTCATGAGTAAAATGATTAAGCTTGAAAGATGGGTTGTTGATATACTCCATTCTTATCAATAATTCCTAGTGACCCTCTAAATATATGTGTTTTTATAAAAATATTATTATCAATATATTTTAAAGTCTTTATGGTATCCATATTTCTAAGACGAGCAAAAGTTAAATGCGGGAAATAGGAATCACCGTATAAGGTTAATGGATGACAACCATCTTGAGCTGATAATAGAGCGTAAATCTTTTCTTGTAATCTTATTATACTACTAAGTCTCACCACAGATAATCCTGTCCAAATATATTCTTTATTATGATTATGCTCAATATCAAAATAAATACCCTTAAATCTTATTAGGTTATCATTAAACAACTCTTTTTTCACTAAATCCCATATTAAGCCTATTGATTCTTCTACAGCAGTAAAATTACAAAGTGTAATATGAGGTAGTGCATTATCATTTAAAATATAACCATCATAATAATCAGCAAAATTCTCTTGCGCTAATTTTACTAAATTCTGAGTAAAATTAGCTTCAATAGACAGTAAAGCAATACTGTAATGCTTAGTATTTTTTATTAAGTCTTTACTCATTTTTTTACCAAACTTATTTACTAAAGTAGTTATACAGCTGTAAAAAATTAAACTTCAAAATTATGTACATTTTTTCATTTTTTCTCAATAAAGGGAGATAGAAAAATTACATTATTTTGTGTTGTCATTTTTTGATTATCTATCTGTTTTTTTTTGAAAATATCTATAACATTAAGCCGGTCATGGCTTACATTGCAATCAAATCCGTTTATTCTTAATGTGTTAAAGACTTGAGTCACATTTAACAAAAAAGGATTAGCATGTGTCTTAAAAAAATAATTTGACATTTTTAATAATTCTTTTTCTTCCCTAATAGGAAACCCGTCGTACTCAAAACGTAGTTGTACTAATCTTCCTATATTATCTATAACTAATCCGATATTGTGTTTAGCTGTAGGTGATTGTTTATTTATCATAAAAATTAAATAACTAATTAAACTATAAATAATTTGATATAATGAGGCTTTAGAAGCAAAATAAACTTCTTTTACTCTACTGGTAATTTTTATGGTTATATTTTCATCTTCCTGTTCAAATCTATCATTTAATAAGTCAATTAACTGTGTAACATTAATTTCCTCTATTTTATCTTGTTGATATAGGATTATAGAGCATGGAACTTGATCATCAGAATTTTCTAGACGACAATTCTTAATTACATTTTCTTGATTACTATCAAAACTCTCGTTAATTAGAGCGATTTTATTAGCTTCCATAGCGAACAAGCAATTGATCTCTAAATCTTTTTGTTTACTAAAATTTAGATTCCAAATCTTATTCATCAAAGATGCTTTACAATTTTTTAACTCTTGTTGCTGCTCATACTTAAGCCTCTCTAATTCTTTTCTATAATTATCTTGATAATCAGACGCGTAAGCATTGTTAAGATATTTAATTGAGAGTTTATATAAAATGTACAATAATAAGGCATTAACTCCAAATGCCAAAGTTACTAGCAAAACAGGTTCTTTAATTTCTGCTTTTATTTTCTCCCAAAATATATCGTCAATTGATACACTGATACTAAATTGATTTCGGCTGTTGATATGATATATTTTTTCTATTTGGTAATTTTGTTCTTTAAAATTCGCGTAAAGAAATTTTTTATTTAATTCTATTCTGTAATGAATAAAATCTGGAACACATTGATCTATTAAAGCGCCAAAACGGAAAACGTTATAATTTATACACTTATCAAGACATATTTCAATATCTCTAGTATTACTGCTAATTGAAAAATCCTTATTTTCAAGACTGCCAGATAAATGTTGTAATAATGAAGTAATCTTATTTACACTAACATGAGCTATTTTGTTGTAATTATCATAAAGGATTTGGGATTTTTTTACCTCAACTTTATCTTGGTAATACTGATATAGAAAGAATATCAAAATTCCATAACTAATGAAAATTACAATCAATATTATTAATGAATTATTTTTAAACTTAGTAAGATGTGGTAAGTTTCTTTTGTTCATAGTCATAAATGTCTAGTATCTTAATTTTCTTATGCTACAAAACAGCCTAGTGATTTTTATACAACAGAATAATTAATAAAGCGTTAATGTTATTGATTTTAATTAACTTTTTTATTTCTTTTTTAAGTTGTTTATAATTTTAGTTAAGGTAGAATTTATTTTCTTAAAATCATTTGTTATGCATGGCTCTAGTTTTATGTCATTATTACTTATTTCTTCAGCATTATCTATCTTAGAACTATGACGCAAAGCTTCTTCTGGTAATAGTGTGGAATGATTATCCTCAACACACTTTAGTGGCATAACCGGAGCTGAATGATCATAAAGCTTATAACTACTTGTACCTATCATTTCAGTTGCATGATCTTCTGTGGTGTTAGTTACTTTATTTGCAGATAATAAAGTTGTTACGTATGTAGTAATTCTTCCAGACAGGTTAGAATTATCAATGCCTAGTACGTTTTTTACTGTTGATTCTAATGACCTTAAT is a window from the Candidatus Trichorickettsia mobilis genome containing:
- a CDS encoding helix-turn-helix transcriptional regulator, whose product is MANLQLKLSEMMSQKNLTLSDIEKTTGLNKNTINSILTGASKNPSANTLRSIARALDVSLESILSDNEVNIDALNKEQMKIFSEVTDATVNVIIEKDLSFTIDKLNALIKEIYQYAIKIDPPCIDDRFIHWIVDKYNKS
- a CDS encoding tetratricopeptide repeat protein — encoded protein: MNKYLLLIILLITNKELFAHGQIYNVVTPVSYFVDHIKQLNTLKSYLSKYKTVSVVGTSGIGKTQLIRTYVYDNKNQYKLIWFFDCNLDLNKEFLKLAKQLNKYYDAGISEEAELSKKEVMQFLVKRSDWLLVFDNLMINKNDKVQDIINWEHNGNVIIASQDNESLPYTVIINSFDKKDVVTLAENLLDNGSSEDVEFLYSAFKGYPILIVQGAQLLNRVKGLSRDEYKKKVYQSVDKIKLNIELAIKELPTSAVNLLSKIALINNQAFSKNLLKIITDYPDNLENDIFQLSKLMLISNVEANEQNPIFEMHDIISQKVLEIDKDKNNKKHLEDILTKLIDFMPNNILEGHRFRQEVSISENLEIILKNAQAYHADIYKIMILNAVLLTDYINNFDYYSAEESINWFNDCDNKRKFNYFFMSNEEKRAYGQYLTNIGGYHKRRFVDDNTALKYYLKAKKVFDDVKGHESIKCNLYYNLAFANISLGYIDQGKNYIKMVEQLFDHGLVDSSDRVLLHLAKVRLFFIQGEYFNALKEANITIEAFTKNGIDSNDLLLTNIYLLKAEVLNVIKKYEAAYVQTQQLYKMYKPVKKEDHEVFGRIYTQMARSELGLGRQNKALAHIKKAIAIFLSDDRRNPKKADYPEDPDLAASYVVQGDIFFVQDNLKQAIEFYKKAQIIYFYLYRNRSKNIAHISHLYTQGGKAACKANDLYNYKIFSETQVKEFGVNHPNTVTMFEYCNQHEMDL
- a CDS encoding DnaA N-terminal domain-containing protein, whose translation is MLITQNHSGCNSAGGVTDNISLNGNIVPHIWYHKLTRAGGKSDTVAITILSELVFLHRYQSNSEFQLKFSYFKQKFNFGLSQVKAGIVRLEKAGLVKRDLRTVRMYGRLFTNELFLILNIVEVLKLTDQPQTKKFLFSDRNEDNGCKEISTDNIDKKYLKKKSRSNSEKNDLKKNSKQLELATHTLNTVASTNLEQSQAFSYNQNNSQITPEANASSNIHRSSAYTSITQSLGKKLAEFYPLVQDDADVLTGKSGRNFDLNFINQLMLKLASKYPDRKFFSKNSVLSYMGKILLHEIRDAVQVSNGNFRFINADEQSSKEKYLQAIEAITATDNISKLKRKIAGIFNIDLAYSLINGTNYKVDNDKLVVTTATTLDLTAHQQDLLLQQVQSVYGDHIRYLDITVLTPTATKQQTTSTTTAIFEGVWGKIRENLIDYYGSGGLGLDKSWFSKLTAEEDSMRKQLTLKAPSRFIKDWIQSNYLQLINKICLQEDYQLTGVVAI
- a CDS encoding autotransporter domain-containing protein, which gives rise to MNRNFKCHLIKIALAISILKLVAASNTYAADINPEIANIGYWYSDEDVRGVIANRLAGKVYIAPAVPNSPELINDVAAAALGEARAGKPALIPVNLNDNHWTAIAIRTKESGDIVVFYNDSFGSSFGDGNSESGQYIEAIRRLVPNAEIIDLQVHQQNDGSSCGAFTAENLILLAWLDQANLTPEAARAALAGITDAKAIRILHLNSLGSLYEKIIISDDIANSQLAKSNIETVTELAFNETANLSSILTNRLSYLHLADNQGTGISAGDDPLNYGVWLAGNLGNGLFKGKDSGKIKHNVGGATIGFDSKIDEDTTLGVAVSSNAGSLKPKTNTNNSHTNFSTNTRSIIGSVYGSIQADERLVLTGNIEFGKLYGKTKYKSFLNQDNGFKLKGELFGANIGANYYLPIASLVLVPSLTGSYEGVKFAAIKQGNLTTGKTGIQKFSITPGLSLATMFEYDNFQLIPQVSAQYSNSPLIKTKKLNLKNASGRILSSNKISIAKDSYNLGASLTLSSSRIEASIGYERTGQSKYSGSTGYIKFRVNI